The genomic DNA GGGCGGTTTTCCGACCCTACCTTGGCTGCGCCGGGCGGGTGGAGTTGGTTCGACAGCAGCGCGGTCCCCGCAGCAGGGCAGGGCAGGGCGGTGGGCTGGGATTCTTCGCGTGCTCTCGTGCCGTGTTCCTTAATATAGAAGGGGCGTTGGGATCGGAGGTCCGCCGCTATTTCTCGTTTTTTGCGAATTTAAACGCTAACCCTTTTCGTTTTCGAGGCATTTGCAACCATGCAACCCGAGCTTCCCAATCCGCCCAGCGATGCCGAATTTGTTGGCCTGTTGACCCAGAGTCAGCTGTCGCTGCTTCTCTATGTCCGCAGCTTGCTGCCTGGCGAAGCGGATGCCAGCGATGTCGCTCAGCAGGCCAACGCGAAGATCTGGGAAAAGCGAGCCGATTTCGCGTTGGGGACCAACTTTTTGGCTTGGTCGTTTGCCATCGCCCGCTTCGAGGTTTTGAACTACCGCAAGCGGCAGGCTCGCGATTCGCGGCTGACGTTTTCCGAGGACCTGGAGCAGACGATCGCTAGCGAATTGCAGCAGATCGACGACGATCTGTTGTCGCGTCAGGAGGCGCTGCGAAAGTGTCTCGACGGGCTGAAGCCGGAGGCTCGAACGCTGTTGATGGATCGCTACGAGACGACCGAATCGCTGGCTGATTTTGCTCGCCGCATCGGTCGTTCCGCCGGTGGCTTGAAGGTTTCGCTGCATCGCATCCGCGCGACGCTGGCCGATTGCATCGAACGACGCCTCGCAACGGGAGCCGCGCGATGACCCCTGAAGAACGCGAACAACTGATCGACAGTTTGATCGATGGCGAGATCGACGAAGCCGATTTTCTGCGGATCGAAGCGGAACTGTCGGTCGATCCCGAGGTCCGGGCCCTCTATTACAATCGCTTGAAATTAGATTTGTTGCTGCAGCGCGAGGCGAGCGGATCCGTTGATGATTCCGGTTCTGATGTGGCGCAGGCGGTTGCGCCTTCGGCGGCGATCCCGCCGGTCGCGTCTGTAAATATTCTGCAACGTCGTTTGACGGGAATCTTCGCTGTGTTGGCGGCGACGGTTTTGGGATTTGTTGCCTGGTCGGTCTGGAATCCGGATTCGAGTCGTTTAGGATCGCCCGCCGGATTGGCGGGCAAGTTGGAACCGACAGCCGCCGGGTTTGCGATCTTGCAGGGGCAATCCGATGCGGTTTGGGAAGGCGATCCGTTGGCGACCGGTTCGCTGGTGCCAAGTGGCCCGCTGCGGCTGCTGTCGGGGGTGGCGCAGATCGAATTGTTCAGCGGCGTGCGGATGGTGATCGAGGGGGACGCGCAGTTTGTCGTCCAGTCGGCGATGCTAGTTCAACTGGATCGCGGTCGCGCGAGGGCTCAAGTTCCCGAAGCGGCTCGCGGGTTCCGAGTTCAGACGCGGCATGGCGACTTGATCGATCTGGGTACTGAATTTGCGATCGACGCCGGTGACGAAGCGGCTCGCGTCGAGGTATTGACTGGCGAAGT from Rosistilla carotiformis includes the following:
- a CDS encoding sigma-70 family RNA polymerase sigma factor; translated protein: MQPELPNPPSDAEFVGLLTQSQLSLLLYVRSLLPGEADASDVAQQANAKIWEKRADFALGTNFLAWSFAIARFEVLNYRKRQARDSRLTFSEDLEQTIASELQQIDDDLLSRQEALRKCLDGLKPEARTLLMDRYETTESLADFARRIGRSAGGLKVSLHRIRATLADCIERRLATGAAR